A stretch of DNA from Candidatus Methylarchaceae archaeon HK02M2:
TTGCGAAAATTGGATATCGGAATTACAAGAGGGAATAGAGCTGGCCGATGGTTTTTCTTTATAAGAAAATCTTCTAAAATTTGGTAGACTCTTCTTATAATGAACATGATATTTGGTCTGTATACTATAAAGCCCTTGACGTTATACCTAATATCAACTAATTCCGCCCTCTGCAACACTCCATCAAACCATTCAGAGAAATTGTCGGATTTTTTTGGTAGAGACACGTCCACCCTATTTTAACGCTATTTTAATTATTTTTCCTATTTTTCCTTTTACTTACATATAGAGTAAAAATGGAAAAACCTCTCATAATTTAGAGAACCTTATCCTGATCGATGGAATCAATATTGACATATTTTCGAGGGTAGAATTTAGTTTGGATTAAGTTTAAATCTTCTTATAGTAATTTATCACAGAAGAAAACTAAATGAAGATATTTGCGGACTTCCACATTCATAGCTATCTGAGTAGAGCAACAAGTCCTAAAATGAACTTAGATGAGTTGAGTAGAAACGCTAAACTTAAGGGTTTGAACTTATTGGGCACTGGAGACTTCACCCATCCTTTTTGGATAAGAGAGCTAAAAGAGAAACTCAAACCTTTAGATGATAGCGGCCTTTTCATTTATAATAATATTTTTTGGATTCTCACGGGTGAAGTAAGTACAATCTATGAACAAACAAACAAAGTAAGGAAGATACATCATGTTATCCATGTTCCAAGTTTCGAGATTGTCGATCAGATAAATGAAATTTTTTCAAAAAGAGGAAATCTGACTTCAGACGGGAGACCAATATTCAATGGATTGACATCACCTGAGCTTGTTGAAATCTTGATAAGTGTTTATGGAGACACATTAATAATTCCCGCACATGCTTGGACGAGTTGGTGGGGCATTATTGGGGCTTCTTCCGGTTTCGATTCTATAGATGAATGCTATCAAGACCAAATAAAAAATATTTACGCCATAGAGACAGGTCTTAGTAGCGATCCTCCTATGAATTGGAGGTTAAGTAGCTTGGATCGATTTTGCCTCATGAGTAATTCTGATGCTCACAGCCCTTGGATTTGGAG
This window harbors:
- a CDS encoding endonuclease Q family protein gives rise to the protein MKIFADFHIHSYLSRATSPKMNLDELSRNAKLKGLNLLGTGDFTHPFWIRELKEKLKPLDDSGLFIYNNIFWILTGEVSTIYEQTNKVRKIHHVIHVPSFEIVDQINEIFSKRGNLTSDGRPIFNGLTSPELVEILISVYGDTLIIPAHAWTSWWGIIGASSGFDSIDECYQDQIKNIYAIETGLSSDPPMNWRLSSLDRFCLMSNSDAHSPWIWRLGRELNVFDLENVSYHEILDAVKKKDKKRFMFTVEVPPEYGKYHYTGHRKCDVSLHPKEAIKLDNICPKCGKKLTIGVLQRVEKLADRPEGFVPKDAVPYKSLLPLYEIISYVMGVDQLYSKKVMNEQDRLIAKFGNELKILLDVTKDELLKVTNDDIAEAIIKNRQGKVSFLAGYDGVYGKPITDIFKEKEKHVFQKAKSLDDFI